The segment CGGCAGTACGAGATTCAGCCTCGATTCGCAAGGAGCAGGTTGCCTCGTCCGGTTCAAAACGGACATCCACGTAGGACAATGCCAACGGGTGACACATGGGAATCAGCTGATGCGTGCTCTTGGCAGCCAGAATACCGGCAACCTTGGCGGTCCCCAAGGCATCACCTTTGGGTAAAGCGCCTCCAACCAGAAGAGCATAGGTCTTACTCGAAAGCTTAACCCAAACCTCGGCAATGGCTACACGTCTGGTGGACGCCTTGTCTCCAACATCCACCATGCGAGCATTGCCTGAAGCGTCAATATGCGTCAGCTTGTCGCCCATTTTCAGTCTCCCATGGCCTTATCTTTAGCCCGCTTGAAAAAGCTCTTGGCCTTGTTCTTCAGCTTCTTGTCCTCCAGCTTCCAGAACTCTTCAAGGAGTTCCTCCTGACGCTTGGACAAACTCGTGGGAGTCGCCACAAGGACCTCTACCAGCAAATCGCCAGTACTCTGCCTATTGATAAAAGGCAGACCCAATCCACGAAGTTGGAAGACCTCGCCACTCTGGGTTCCCTTGGGAACGGACAGGGGGACGGGTTCATCCAGGGTGGGAACATCAACAGTGGCTCCAAGAGCCGCCTGCACCATATTGATTTCTACGGTGTGCACCAGATCCTGGCCCTGACGACGGAAGGTCTTGTCCTCATCCACGTAGATGACCACATACAGATCGCCTGAGGGGCC is part of the Desulfovibrio ferrophilus genome and harbors:
- the moaC gene encoding cyclic pyranopterin monophosphate synthase MoaC; its protein translation is MGDKLTHIDASGNARMVDVGDKASTRRVAIAEVWVKLSSKTYALLVGGALPKGDALGTAKVAGILAAKSTHQLIPMCHPLALSYVDVRFEPDEATCSLRIEAESRTAGPTGVEMEALTAVQVAALTVYDMCKAVQKDIVIEGCRLLHKSGGKSGTYEAR